One part of the Deltaproteobacteria bacterium genome encodes these proteins:
- a CDS encoding chitosanase, whose amino-acid sequence MQLTSTPKSIIERVINCFETGKPEGDYGSISIYADGPHDIRQITYGRSQTTEYGKLRQLVQMYVDAHGTYRNSLQPYADKVGSEALVDDSTFKNLLRRAGREDALMRRIQDQFFDEVYFAPAMKWADDHEFTFPLSALVIYDSFIHSGSILWIIRQKFRENPPDLGGEEKEWIEAYVHARHEWLSQHRRPAVRASAYRTHDLAVEVNRGNWDLAQLPIMANGSAVYPK is encoded by the coding sequence ATGCAGCTGACATCAACCCCCAAATCGATCATTGAAAGAGTGATCAACTGCTTTGAAACCGGGAAGCCCGAAGGCGATTATGGCAGTATCTCCATCTATGCGGACGGGCCCCATGACATCAGGCAGATAACCTACGGCCGTTCCCAAACGACCGAATATGGAAAGCTGCGACAGCTTGTGCAAATGTATGTCGATGCTCATGGAACATATAGAAACTCCCTCCAACCGTACGCTGATAAGGTAGGCAGTGAGGCGCTGGTTGACGATTCGACTTTCAAGAATCTTCTGCGCCGCGCCGGCCGCGAAGATGCCCTAATGCGCCGGATTCAAGACCAATTCTTCGATGAAGTCTACTTCGCTCCTGCCATGAAATGGGCAGATGATCATGAGTTCACTTTTCCCCTCTCAGCACTGGTTATTTATGACTCGTTTATCCATAGCGGTTCGATCTTGTGGATTATTCGCCAGAAGTTCCGGGAAAATCCGCCCGATCTTGGAGGAGAGGAAAAAGAATGGATAGAGGCTTACGTTCATGCCCGCCATGAATGGTTGAGCCAGCACAGACGACCTGCGGTTCGCGCATCGGCATATCGAACCCATGATCTGGCCGTAGAAGTGAATCGTGGCAACTGGGATCTGGCACAGCTACCCATCATGGCAAATGGAAGTGCTGTATATCCAAAATGA
- a CDS encoding Dabb family protein produces the protein MIKHIVFMKFKAGVTDKDIAVIEKGLAGLPGRIPEIKEYQFGRDIVRSERSCDFALVSAFDDMEALKRYQVHPDHLPVVAKVKEFSESILAVDFTF, from the coding sequence ATGATCAAGCATATCGTTTTCATGAAATTCAAGGCAGGTGTCACCGACAAAGATATCGCGGTTATAGAAAAGGGTCTGGCGGGGCTTCCCGGAAGAATTCCGGAAATCAAAGAGTATCAATTCGGCCGTGATATCGTACGTTCCGAAAGGTCTTGCGATTTCGCCCTGGTTTCCGCCTTCGATGATATGGAGGCACTGAAACGTTATCAGGTGCATCCGGACCATCTGCCTGTCGTTGCAAAGGTGAAGGAGTTTTCTGAAAGTATTCTGGCGGTGGATTTTACATTTTAA
- a CDS encoding hydroxymethylglutaryl-CoA lyase — translation MQSSLPQKIDIHEVVLRDGIQNEKKLVSTEQKVKLINELIACGIRRIEVSSFVNPRLVPQMADAEILWGMIGRRKGVVYAALVLSEKGLERAVRCGVPHVGIYVSASETHSKKNSNMSVAGAMREARRLIDTARGAGMEVRAGVMNAFGCAYEGRVPAGKVIKLVKDFIKKEPDEICLADTSGMANPGQVKKLVKRVQDIVGAVPISLHLHNTRGLGLANVWAALNEGVSIFDSSLGGLGGCPFIVGARGNIATEDTVNMLHETGVKTGIDLDMLIEASQRFERYMGQKFPAMVSHLTPPPFPHPKVTTS, via the coding sequence ATGCAAAGCAGCCTGCCACAAAAAATTGACATTCATGAAGTCGTTCTGAGGGACGGCATCCAGAATGAAAAGAAACTTGTATCCACCGAACAGAAAGTAAAGCTCATCAATGAATTGATCGCTTGCGGAATCCGTCGCATTGAGGTGTCATCCTTCGTCAATCCCCGTCTGGTTCCGCAGATGGCCGATGCGGAAATACTCTGGGGCATGATCGGGCGCAGAAAAGGAGTTGTGTATGCTGCTCTGGTTTTAAGTGAGAAAGGACTGGAGCGCGCGGTGCGATGCGGTGTGCCGCACGTGGGAATTTATGTATCGGCAAGCGAAACGCACAGCAAGAAAAACAGCAACATGTCCGTTGCCGGGGCGATGAGGGAAGCAAGGCGGCTGATCGATACGGCACGCGGTGCTGGAATGGAAGTCAGGGCAGGAGTGATGAATGCCTTCGGCTGTGCCTACGAGGGAAGAGTTCCCGCAGGTAAGGTAATCAAACTGGTGAAAGATTTCATAAAAAAAGAACCGGACGAAATATGTCTTGCCGATACGTCCGGTATGGCCAATCCCGGGCAGGTGAAAAAGCTCGTGAAGCGCGTACAGGACATCGTGGGGGCGGTGCCGATTTCCCTCCATCTTCACAATACGCGCGGCCTGGGACTCGCTAATGTATGGGCGGCCCTCAACGAGGGGGTTTCCATCTTCGATTCGTCTCTCGGAGGACTGGGGGGATGCCCTTTCATTGTCGGTGCCAGAGGAAACATAGCCACGGAAGATACCGTCAATATGCTCCATGAGACAGGCGTGAAAACGGGAATCGACCTTGATATGCTCATCGAAGCAAGCCAGCGGTTTGAACGTTACATGGGGCAGAAATTCCCCGCAATGGTGTCACACCTGACACCCCCGCCCTTCCCACACCCAAAAGTAACAACCTCGTAA
- a CDS encoding pyruvate carboxyltransferase has protein sequence MTEYDYWKIFPRMPKKVTIGDITVRDGFQHEEKFISTNAKIFYAQEMILAGAKEIEVTNLGNPAGIPQFKDAEQVLTALRSDAFKKRCERAGVKYDELVMTAVTIREPAVDVAIELRKRGIGPDRVLMMVSTDPEHHFANSGTTLTQYWKEAERCIKKAADVGMKMCGTVSTIWGSPITGATELKDAVEFTKRFFSIGAHDIEHADHDGSASAAQVYRYFSMVLDAMPNPEAHLCHLHETKRVASASILAALQAGICRFEGTLGGLGGQPANFLDDCPVRGTGEYYYDPRYVGLITMEDLLVMIDELGIEHGYDVDRVLSLGRKMEKTIGRRLRSEAVINGRTLKEGHPEHARPGLSKLIAKQGEKPGALAPPEWPPQAILPEKWGPMAWKN, from the coding sequence ATGACGGAGTACGATTATTGGAAAATCTTTCCCAGAATGCCAAAGAAAGTAACCATCGGTGACATAACCGTGCGTGATGGTTTCCAGCACGAAGAAAAATTTATATCCACAAACGCCAAGATTTTTTACGCGCAGGAGATGATCCTGGCGGGGGCAAAGGAGATCGAGGTTACCAACCTGGGAAACCCGGCAGGGATTCCGCAATTCAAGGATGCGGAACAGGTGCTTACCGCTCTCAGAAGCGATGCGTTCAAGAAACGCTGCGAAAGGGCGGGGGTCAAATACGATGAGCTTGTCATGACTGCCGTAACGATCCGCGAACCCGCAGTTGATGTGGCGATTGAGCTCAGGAAACGAGGCATCGGCCCGGACCGCGTCCTGATGATGGTCTCCACCGATCCGGAGCACCATTTTGCCAACTCCGGCACGACGCTGACCCAGTACTGGAAAGAGGCGGAGCGCTGCATCAAGAAGGCCGCCGACGTCGGCATGAAGATGTGCGGCACCGTGAGCACCATCTGGGGGAGCCCCATTACCGGCGCCACGGAGCTCAAGGATGCCGTAGAATTCACAAAACGCTTTTTCTCTATCGGCGCCCATGACATCGAGCATGCCGACCACGACGGCTCAGCGTCAGCGGCCCAGGTCTACCGTTATTTCTCCATGGTGCTCGACGCCATGCCGAATCCTGAGGCTCATCTCTGTCATCTCCATGAGACGAAGCGTGTCGCTTCCGCCTCGATCCTGGCGGCTCTCCAGGCGGGCATCTGCCGCTTCGAGGGAACCCTGGGCGGTCTGGGCGGACAGCCGGCCAATTTCCTCGATGACTGTCCTGTAAGAGGAACGGGCGAATACTATTACGATCCCAGGTATGTTGGTCTCATTACCATGGAGGACCTCCTGGTGATGATTGACGAACTCGGTATCGAGCACGGGTACGATGTGGATCGTGTCCTCTCGCTCGGAAGGAAGATGGAAAAGACGATCGGACGGAGGCTTCGTTCCGAGGCCGTCATTAACGGCCGGACATTGAAAGAAGGGCATCCAGAACACGCCCGTCCCGGTCTTAGCAAACTCATCGCAAAACAAGGTGAAAAACCGGGCGCGCTGGCGCCTCCCGAATGGCCTCCACAAGCCATTCTGCCAGAAAAATGGGGGCCTATGGCCTGGAAGAATTAG
- a CDS encoding enoyl-CoA hydratase-related protein yields the protein MADILLKERTEEGIMILTLNRPDAMNCFNFDLLAMLAETIQEANFDMSLRCIIITGAKAGDDPKKWSFSTGADLKERRTLSEDQVRRFIFTIRSTFTAVEQVRVPVIAAVNGFAFGGGMELALASDIRICSSNVVMGLTETSLAIIPGAGGTQRLPRIVGVAKAKELIFTARRINAETALSIGLVSNVVEPDKLMEAALELAREIAKNGPIAVAQAKFAINAGSEASLGVALPLESKAYEVIIPTKDRLEALAAFVEKRKPVFKGE from the coding sequence ATGGCAGATATACTGTTGAAAGAAAGAACGGAAGAGGGCATCATGATTCTCACGCTGAATCGCCCGGATGCTATGAACTGCTTCAACTTTGATCTTCTGGCTATGCTGGCCGAGACCATCCAGGAAGCTAATTTTGATATGAGTCTCCGCTGCATCATCATCACCGGCGCCAAAGCCGGCGACGATCCCAAGAAGTGGTCATTTTCGACAGGTGCAGACCTGAAGGAAAGAAGGACACTGTCAGAAGACCAGGTCCGCCGTTTCATCTTCACGATCCGCAGCACTTTCACAGCCGTAGAACAGGTTCGTGTCCCTGTTATCGCAGCCGTCAACGGCTTTGCCTTTGGCGGTGGTATGGAGCTTGCTCTGGCCTCTGACATTCGTATCTGCTCATCCAACGTCGTGATGGGTCTCACCGAAACGAGCCTGGCAATTATTCCCGGCGCCGGCGGAACGCAGCGACTGCCAAGGATCGTCGGAGTGGCAAAGGCGAAGGAGCTGATCTTCACGGCAAGAAGAATAAATGCCGAAACGGCCCTGAGTATCGGTCTTGTCAGCAACGTCGTAGAACCGGACAAGCTGATGGAGGCCGCACTGGAACTGGCGAGGGAGATCGCCAAGAATGGTCCCATCGCCGTGGCCCAGGCTAAGTTCGCTATTAATGCCGGCTCCGAGGCAAGTCTCGGGGTGGCGCTGCCGCTTGAGTCCAAGGCCTACGAGGTCATCATCCCGACGAAGGACCGCCTGGAGGCGCTCGCGGCCTTTGTTGAGAAACGTAAGCCCGTATTCAAGGGAGAATAA
- a CDS encoding propionyl-CoA carboxylase — protein MAEEKKENLAGDDGNLRHWEEQDAILMKHREEAYNIGGEEQIKRLAKQGKKPMRELIKMLIDPGTEFFEIGLDAGYDIGKIKLYGGDVYESEKRGHIPGGGMVTGVGVVHGKDCMIFANENRYAAGTYFPITLKKHMRAQAIAERLQLPCIYLADSGGINLPLQLGCFADDGHFGSMFYNMCRMSAMGIKQYTLSTGGNTAGGAYIVYLASESIMIEKLAFAFLAGPPMVKSAIGETVSMEDLGGAYVHTQHSGGCDHFVRSQEEGIKKLRDIIEFEPSQTLYCERRKPVEPKFDYKEMMRCTPTNTYNAIQIKDTLRCLADDSYFHEYKPTYGLNRGETVVAGKMWMKGMPVGVIASSASGVIYIEAARKATEWMIRCGNSRLPVIFLQGSPGYMVGKAEEWGGIGKYGSDMVRTCSVLNVPKIQYVIGPDHGAANYGMCGRAFRPVFCYTNMRGRTTVMSGRTAGFIVESVRRKNIVDKGGTVNEEEMAKFRQMMIERYDAEGHPFLTGSLLFHDGVIAFSEAREKLARSLELCYRAPIQKTDWGDLKF, from the coding sequence ATGGCGGAAGAAAAAAAGGAAAATTTGGCAGGGGATGACGGCAACTTGAGACATTGGGAAGAGCAGGATGCCATCCTCATGAAACACCGTGAAGAAGCGTACAACATCGGCGGCGAGGAGCAGATCAAACGCCTTGCCAAGCAGGGCAAGAAACCGATGCGTGAACTCATTAAGATGTTGATTGACCCGGGCACAGAGTTCTTTGAGATTGGACTGGATGCAGGCTACGATATAGGGAAGATAAAGCTTTACGGCGGGGATGTCTACGAATCGGAGAAAAGAGGGCACATTCCCGGCGGCGGGATGGTTACCGGTGTCGGTGTTGTTCACGGAAAAGATTGTATGATCTTCGCCAATGAGAACCGCTATGCAGCAGGAACCTATTTCCCCATCACTCTGAAGAAGCATATGAGGGCCCAGGCGATTGCCGAGCGCCTCCAATTACCCTGCATATACCTCGCCGACTCCGGTGGTATCAACCTTCCGCTGCAGTTGGGTTGCTTTGCTGACGATGGTCACTTTGGCAGTATGTTTTATAATATGTGCCGCATGTCCGCCATGGGAATAAAACAATATACCCTCTCCACCGGCGGTAACACAGCAGGCGGCGCCTATATCGTTTATCTCGCTTCAGAATCCATTATGATAGAGAAGCTTGCATTCGCCTTCCTGGCAGGTCCTCCTATGGTAAAATCGGCCATCGGTGAGACGGTTTCCATGGAAGATCTGGGAGGCGCCTACGTCCATACCCAGCACTCCGGCGGTTGCGACCATTTCGTGAGATCCCAGGAAGAAGGGATAAAAAAGCTGCGTGATATCATTGAGTTTGAACCATCCCAGACGCTTTACTGCGAACGCAGAAAACCCGTTGAGCCAAAATTTGATTACAAGGAAATGATGCGCTGCACCCCCACCAACACCTACAATGCGATTCAAATCAAGGATACCCTCAGATGTCTTGCTGATGACAGCTATTTCCATGAATACAAGCCGACATACGGCCTCAACCGTGGTGAAACTGTCGTTGCCGGCAAGATGTGGATGAAGGGTATGCCGGTGGGGGTCATCGCATCAAGCGCAAGCGGCGTCATCTATATTGAAGCGGCAAGAAAGGCAACGGAATGGATGATCCGTTGCGGAAACTCAAGGCTTCCGGTTATTTTTCTCCAGGGATCTCCGGGCTACATGGTCGGCAAAGCCGAAGAATGGGGCGGAATCGGAAAATACGGGTCCGACATGGTCCGTACGTGCAGCGTGCTGAACGTTCCGAAAATCCAGTACGTCATTGGTCCCGACCACGGGGCGGCCAACTATGGTATGTGCGGAAGGGCTTTCAGACCGGTATTCTGCTATACCAATATGAGGGGCCGCACGACCGTTATGTCCGGCAGGACGGCGGGCTTCATCGTGGAGAGTGTCCGCAGGAAGAACATAGTCGACAAAGGTGGAACGGTAAATGAGGAAGAAATGGCAAAATTCCGCCAGATGATGATAGAACGTTACGATGCAGAAGGGCACCCATTTCTGACCGGGTCGCTCCTGTTCCATGACGGTGTCATCGCTTTCAGCGAGGCACGTGAAAAACTGGCAAGGTCATTGGAGCTTTGCTACCGGGCGCCCATACAGAAGACCGATTGGGGCGACCTGAAGTTTTAG
- a CDS encoding 3-oxoacid CoA-transferase: MADYNTMELMICTAARELEDGASIVVGTGAPNAAAMLAQKTHSPNLVILFEAGGAAPLIPEMPISVGDSRTTWKALMASGMCEIMETCCRGMIDYTFLGGAQIDMYGNLNSTRIGPDHQKPKVRFPGSGGANDLASFCWRMLVMTPQDAKRFAEKCQFITTPGWLTGGDSRAKSGLPLGTGPYKIITNMAVMDFEPESKRMRIIAVNPGYSEKDVQDNCGFELLKAKKIVENTPPTKDELSILREQIDPYRYVIGR, translated from the coding sequence ATGGCTGATTATAATACTATGGAACTGATGATATGCACCGCTGCAAGAGAGTTAGAAGACGGGGCTTCTATTGTAGTTGGAACTGGAGCTCCCAATGCGGCAGCAATGCTTGCGCAGAAGACCCACTCACCAAACCTGGTAATCCTTTTTGAGGCTGGCGGGGCGGCGCCCTTGATCCCTGAAATGCCCATATCCGTGGGAGATTCCAGAACGACTTGGAAGGCCTTGATGGCGAGCGGCATGTGTGAAATTATGGAAACGTGCTGTCGCGGAATGATCGATTACACCTTCCTCGGTGGTGCCCAGATCGATATGTACGGAAATTTGAATTCCACGAGAATTGGTCCTGACCATCAGAAACCGAAGGTTCGATTCCCGGGGAGTGGCGGTGCCAATGACCTTGCTTCATTTTGTTGGAGAATGCTCGTCATGACACCTCAGGATGCCAAAAGATTTGCTGAGAAATGTCAATTTATTACAACGCCAGGCTGGCTGACAGGCGGTGATTCGAGGGCGAAATCAGGTCTTCCGCTGGGAACCGGTCCTTACAAGATCATTACCAATATGGCAGTGATGGACTTTGAACCGGAATCGAAGAGGATGCGGATTATCGCGGTCAACCCCGGTTATTCCGAAAAGGATGTTCAGGATAATTGCGGGTTTGAACTTCTGAAGGCAAAGAAGATCGTGGAAAACACACCTCCAACAAAGGATGAATTATCCATCCTGAGGGAGCAGATAGACCCGTATCGCTACGTCATCGGCAGGTAA
- a CDS encoding CoA transferase subunit A encodes MEVIDQGIGKIFTDPDPDKAREFFRKKSRKLESKLMSVKEAVEKFVHDGDYLTLGGFGANRIPAAVAHEIVRQGRKNMGFAGHTSTHDFQILCAGEVFNKCDVAYIVGLEARGLSPNARRYMESGKVEVSEWTNYSLAVRFKAAAAGVSFYPSRNIMGTDTFKYSGAKIIQCPFTGTKYAAMPALYPDVSAIHVHESDIYGNCRVRGITVSDFDVARASKRLIITCERLISDEEIRRDPSYTVIPYWCVDAVCAVPYGSYPGNMYAEYFSDEEHIREWLKVEEDPVEFKKFLEKNIYSCKDHFEYIEKNGGMHKLLKLREKEFMFLKARD; translated from the coding sequence GTGGAAGTGATTGATCAAGGAATTGGCAAAATATTTACAGACCCCGATCCGGATAAGGCGCGCGAATTCTTTCGCAAGAAGAGCCGCAAACTGGAATCCAAGTTGATGTCCGTCAAAGAGGCCGTGGAGAAGTTTGTTCATGATGGCGATTATCTAACACTCGGCGGCTTCGGAGCGAACAGGATACCGGCAGCGGTTGCGCATGAAATCGTGAGACAGGGAAGGAAAAATATGGGTTTTGCAGGTCATACGTCCACCCATGATTTCCAGATACTCTGCGCAGGCGAGGTGTTCAACAAATGCGATGTAGCCTACATTGTCGGTTTGGAGGCTCGCGGTTTGTCACCCAATGCGAGGCGCTACATGGAGAGCGGCAAGGTCGAAGTGAGTGAATGGACCAACTACTCGCTGGCCGTTCGCTTCAAGGCTGCAGCAGCAGGGGTTTCTTTCTATCCATCCAGAAATATCATGGGAACCGATACGTTCAAATACAGCGGTGCAAAAATTATTCAATGCCCTTTCACGGGAACAAAGTATGCGGCCATGCCTGCCCTTTATCCCGATGTGTCAGCTATTCATGTCCATGAGTCGGATATCTACGGCAATTGCCGTGTGAGGGGCATCACCGTTTCCGATTTCGATGTTGCAAGGGCTTCTAAACGTTTGATCATTACCTGTGAAAGGCTGATTTCCGATGAGGAGATCCGCAGAGATCCGAGCTATACGGTTATTCCTTACTGGTGTGTTGATGCCGTATGTGCGGTCCCTTACGGCAGTTATCCCGGAAATATGTATGCGGAATATTTCTCCGATGAGGAACACATAAGAGAATGGCTGAAGGTGGAAGAGGATCCGGTCGAGTTCAAAAAATTCCTCGAAAAGAATATTTACAGCTGCAAGGATCACTTTGAATATATCGAGAAGAACGGCGGAATGCACAAACTGTTGAAGCTCAGGGAAAAAGAATTCATGTTTCTCAAAGCGAGAGATTAG